The Synechococcus sp. RS9916 DNA segment GCGGTGCGTCTGGTGGCGATGGAAGCAGAACCCGAACCGCCAGGCCAAACCCCCTCCCAACTGCCCCGCGAAGTGCGCGAGCTGGAACCACCCCTGCTGCGGCGCCAGGTGTGGCTCGACTGTGGCGGCGAGACCCTGGCCTGGGCGGAAAGCTGGTGGAACCAAACCGAAGCCGAACAGCACCTGCGCGATCGCAACCTGCCCATCTGGCTCAGCCTCACCCAAGGACGGTCTGAACTGTTCCGCGAGGTGGATGGCCTGGCCTTGGTGAACAGCACCTGGTTGGAAGAGGGATTTGGGACGCAGGGGCCGTTCTGGAGTCGCCACTACCGCTTTTTCCGCCAGGGACGGGAACTCACGGTGATCCGCGAAGTGTTCAGCCCAAGCCTGGAGCAATGGCTGGGACCCGCACCACGCCAGCCGCTTCACTCCCCTTCATGAACCAAGGCAGCGCTTTATCGCGATTTGCTCTTGACAAGTTGACGCCTTATGTGCTGGGTGGATCATTGGTGCAATCCATCGGCACCCCCCATGGCAACCCCCACCTGGCTGAGCCTCACCGATCTGGGGCAGTTGTTTGGCATCTCCTCCACCCACTGCGGACGTGCCCTCGACCGCATCGGATGGCGTGACCGCCATGGACGCCCTACCGCGATCGCGGTGGACGCCGGAGCCGCCAACAGCAGCGGGTCGAGCGTTCAGCCCCGCACCGCTGTGTGGAACAGCAAGGTGTGCTCAAACTTGCTCCAAAGCCAGGGCTACAAACGCATCACCCGGGCGCAGCATGTGAAGCAATGGGTGGCCTTGCTCGAGGCCCTGAGCGAGGGGTCGGCCGCGATCACCACCACCCCGGAACAGATGGCGGAAGAGCTGCCCGCGGAACTGGTGGCCGATGTGAATGCCCAACTCAGCAGCCGTGGCTGCCGCTTTCAGGCCACCTCGAAGCCCGCAGCCTGAACAACCCCAGGTTTGCGGTCAGACGCGGCGTCGACTGGAACGTGGCAGAGGACGTCGCCCGCCGGTCGGCTGCGGGTTGGAGGCAGGCGCAGCCGATCCACGCGCACTCTTGGGCTGAGGCTTGGCTGACTCCGGCGAGCGCTGCCAACGATCCAGACGGAAGCTGTCGTCGTCGGGCCAACCCTCATCATCCACGGGCCCATCAACTGGCGGCGGCGATGCCTGCACCGGCGGCACCCAAGGGCGCTGCTGCGGCTCTGCCGGACGGATCAAGGGCGGCTGGCGACGGGAGATGGCCTCCAAAGGCCGCTTGGCTGATTGTGCTACCGGACGACCGACAGATACCTCCTGCGGAGACGAGAACTGCGTTCGCATCGACTCGCGCGGCCGCATCGCCTGGGGTGACCGTGGCGAGTCCCAGGACCCGCCCCAGTCGTCGTCCTCATCCAGCAACCAATCAATCTTGTCGCCCACCCAGCGACCGACGGCATCGAGGCTGGCGGCAGTTGAACGGCTGCCGCCACGACCGGCTGAGCTCCGGCTGCCAGGACGCGTCCCCGCCACACCATCCACAAGCTGACGGCCGGTTTCCAGCCACTGATCCAAGCGCCGATCGAGCGGATCATCAGACCGCTGCCGCGAACGGCGCGGGTAGGGCTCACGACGGGACTCCATACCCAAGACGTTACCGACGACGGCGTGCCAGCCAACGCTCCCGGCGGCAGCCAATCAACGCAATCGAGAGGCCACACACCTCAAGCACCAGCAGGAATTGATCGATCTCAAGCATCACTGTCGCGGGAGCGCCCGGAAGACGCCGCTGGAACGGCAAGGGCAATGGGCTCAAAGCGCAGCAAACAGCTGGCATGCCACTGCCCGCCATGGTGCCGGTCACAGCAGGGCCGGCAAGCGGCATGACGCACTCTGCGGCGATAAGGCGCCTGACGGCCGCAAAGCGGACACACCGCCATCCAGCGCGCCGGTGTTGCCGGCACTGGAAAACGGTGGCGAATGCTCACTTCAAACCCACTCTGGGAGCGGTTGATCAAGGCCATGCGAGCCCGGAACTGAGGTCCATGGCTTTCCTGCACCCTCAGCACCAGATCCACCCAGGCATGAATCATCTCGTGGCAGAGGGTGCTCTCCATCGCCGAGCGAGGCAAGGGATCCAGCAGCGGACGCGACAGCACGATCTCCCGACCCAGAGGCGGTGCCACCCCTGGCCCCCGCCGGTACATCCCCGCTGTGCGACGCATGCGGCCATCACTCCAACGCACAGCCACCAGCGGCTGCGTTCCCTTCACCAAAGCACCATCAAAGTGCTCCCGATTGAGCCGATGAAACAGGGGCAGCAACGGCTCCAGGGGCATGGATGTGAATGAAACGGTGCGGAGATCCAACCCGCGCAGTCTGACCGTCACGGGCAACCGTCAGTCAGACTCGACCCCATTCAGATGAGCTCGGTGCCGATGGAACTTGGTCTGGTGCGTGAAATCGGCAGCAAGGCACTGCTGGCCGGGGGTGGAGCTCTTCTCCTCTATTGGACGATCACCGCCGTCAAGTTGGTGCTGAGCGCCCGCGGCATCAACCCGCTGATCAAGCAGTTCTTCACCCAAGTGGCTGCAGGGCGCATCGACGCCGCCTACCTGCTCACCACCAAGAGCTACCGCCAGCACGTCAACC contains these protein-coding regions:
- a CDS encoding chorismate lyase; the protein is MSPSTALFPSPTPLWQAATTAVLRGEGPSPLPGPWRLMLLGDGSPTRHLRLLTGHPVAVRLVAMEAEPEPPGQTPSQLPREVRELEPPLLRRQVWLDCGGETLAWAESWWNQTEAEQHLRDRNLPIWLSLTQGRSELFREVDGLALVNSTWLEEGFGTQGPFWSRHYRFFRQGRELTVIREVFSPSLEQWLGPAPRQPLHSPS
- a CDS encoding SprT family zinc-dependent metalloprotease; translated protein: MPLEPLLPLFHRLNREHFDGALVKGTQPLVAVRWSDGRMRRTAGMYRRGPGVAPPLGREIVLSRPLLDPLPRSAMESTLCHEMIHAWVDLVLRVQESHGPQFRARMALINRSQSGFEVSIRHRFPVPATPARWMAVCPLCGRQAPYRRRVRHAACRPCCDRHHGGQWHASCLLRFEPIALAVPAASSGRSRDSDA